One genomic segment of Chitinophaga sancti includes these proteins:
- a CDS encoding SusC/RagA family TonB-linked outer membrane protein, producing MRRIFAANGAFYVVLCLLFLLRASIPAFAQTPAPSDVNEMLNKRMDLSVSNKSLKAIFKLISSTTGLHFIASANQLDVTDHYSIYASNFSVTQILFELLGRQGFTWTVRGNMVVFSRSGPLIPLPPNSIAKKISSKLNVVTGIVMDEKGAVLPGATVRISGTNLGGTTDETGRFTFMTEKEDVVLYATYTGYMPAGVEANIDDSIRIKLVLANNVLDETVIMAYGITTRRTNTGSIGKVSSSEISRQPVVNLLGALEARIPGLAVTPSSGVNGTSFTVQIRGRNSFANGSDPLYIIDGVPYISSKTINLLGSIAVQNFDAGGISPFNNLNKEDIESIEILKDADATAIYGSRGANGVVLITTKRGKVGNASLNLKLSTGIGKVPGTSHLLSKDQYMAMRKEAFVNDGITPDNQEGSVGYAPDLMAWNQNRERDWQKMIIGGTANLTNLNMALSGGSKVVQYRLSGSVLKGTSVFPIDMPYLRGTGDVSVTYLSKNKRLSADLNGNYGKDRNEMFNGNLLGTVAPPNAPGPWDDNGKLVWQENGAESSNPLADLYKKYSIKSGNLLGSMKLGYRIVDSLRFLLSAGLNRYRDNENSQVPVYSINPNKDSATNGSATFGTQEIKSYILEPQLDYTKTFGFGKVNALVGTTWQYSSNTNMVIDADGFTDDGRLDDISAAGKTALLSKYSSKYKYAALFGRLIYNYKDRYILNFSARRDGSSRFGPGKRWSNFGSIGGAWLFSNEDFVMNNVKFLDYGKLRGSYGVTGNDQIGDYRYLDTWSSSVNPRPYQGIIPLTPDALLNTNFSWERSKKIETAIELGFLNNKLITTIAYFNNTNDKQIIAYRLPAQTGFLNVIKNEGVVVRNSGWEFDMTAEVMRRKHFSWRVNANMTFPKNRLVVFPDISHYDYSLYYSVGYPLNVLKHYHNLGVDKTDGLYKFEDVNKDGALGDPDYKNEGNLDPTFYGGIGNAFQYKAFRLDIFLTVRKQTVPNYFYSAYYNMLAPGVLANQPKWVLDRWQHPGDETNVQRFVTANILNGENQSYNIYTSDAVYENNFYIKVKNISLYYSMNKNVVKKLKLSDLKFYLQGQNLFILTKYKGLDPETPYYFSLPTLRIVTAGLEVQF from the coding sequence ATGAGAAGAATTTTTGCGGCCAATGGTGCTTTTTATGTAGTACTATGCCTGCTATTCTTACTGAGAGCAAGCATACCTGCATTCGCGCAAACCCCGGCTCCGTCTGATGTGAACGAGATGTTGAATAAGAGGATGGATCTTTCGGTGTCCAATAAATCATTAAAAGCCATCTTTAAGCTGATCAGTTCCACGACCGGCTTGCACTTCATTGCTTCCGCAAATCAGCTGGATGTAACGGATCATTATTCTATTTACGCAAGTAACTTTTCAGTAACACAAATATTGTTTGAATTGTTGGGCAGACAGGGTTTTACCTGGACGGTCAGAGGGAATATGGTGGTATTTAGCCGGTCAGGACCATTAATTCCATTACCACCGAATTCGATTGCAAAGAAAATTTCCAGCAAATTAAATGTCGTAACGGGTATTGTGATGGATGAGAAAGGAGCGGTGTTACCTGGAGCAACAGTAAGGATCAGTGGAACGAACCTGGGTGGTACCACGGATGAGACGGGAAGGTTTACTTTTATGACGGAAAAGGAAGATGTGGTCCTGTATGCTACATATACAGGATATATGCCTGCCGGGGTGGAGGCGAATATTGATGATTCTATCAGGATAAAATTAGTGTTGGCGAATAATGTGCTGGATGAGACGGTGATCATGGCGTATGGTATTACCACCCGGAGAACGAATACCGGCAGTATCGGCAAAGTATCTTCCAGCGAGATCTCCCGCCAGCCGGTGGTAAATTTATTAGGTGCTTTGGAAGCACGAATTCCCGGATTGGCAGTGACACCGTCAAGTGGGGTAAATGGAACGAGCTTTACGGTGCAGATCAGGGGAAGGAATTCTTTTGCAAATGGTTCGGATCCTTTATATATCATAGATGGAGTGCCTTACATTTCCAGCAAGACTATCAATCTGTTAGGATCGATTGCTGTGCAGAATTTTGATGCAGGCGGGATTAGCCCGTTTAATAATTTGAATAAGGAGGATATTGAGAGCATAGAGATTTTGAAGGATGCCGATGCGACGGCGATATATGGGAGCAGAGGTGCGAATGGGGTGGTATTGATCACGACTAAGAGAGGGAAAGTAGGGAATGCGTCGTTGAATCTGAAATTGAGTACGGGGATAGGAAAGGTGCCTGGTACAAGCCATTTGCTTTCAAAAGACCAATATATGGCGATGAGGAAGGAGGCGTTTGTAAATGATGGGATTACGCCGGATAACCAGGAAGGGAGCGTAGGGTATGCGCCGGATCTGATGGCGTGGAATCAGAACCGGGAGAGGGATTGGCAGAAGATGATAATTGGTGGAACGGCCAACTTAACGAATTTGAATATGGCACTGAGTGGAGGAAGTAAGGTGGTACAGTATCGGTTGAGTGGGAGTGTGTTGAAAGGGACGTCGGTGTTTCCGATAGATATGCCTTATTTGAGAGGTACGGGGGATGTGTCGGTGACGTATTTGTCTAAGAATAAAAGGTTGAGTGCGGATTTGAATGGAAATTATGGAAAGGATCGGAATGAAATGTTCAATGGCAACTTGTTAGGTACGGTGGCGCCACCGAATGCACCTGGCCCCTGGGATGATAATGGAAAGTTGGTATGGCAGGAGAATGGGGCGGAGTCAAGTAATCCTTTGGCGGATTTGTATAAGAAGTATAGTATAAAGTCCGGAAATTTGTTGGGGAGTATGAAATTGGGGTATAGGATTGTGGATAGTTTAAGATTCCTGTTGTCTGCAGGGTTGAATAGGTATAGGGATAATGAGAATTCGCAGGTACCGGTTTATTCCATCAACCCGAATAAAGATTCGGCGACAAATGGATCTGCTACGTTTGGGACGCAGGAGATAAAGAGTTATATTCTGGAACCGCAGTTGGATTATACAAAGACGTTTGGGTTTGGGAAGGTGAATGCGTTGGTAGGAACTACATGGCAATATAGTTCGAATACCAATATGGTGATAGATGCAGATGGGTTTACGGATGATGGAAGATTGGATGATATATCAGCAGCGGGTAAAACAGCTCTGTTAAGTAAGTATTCCTCGAAATACAAGTATGCGGCCTTATTCGGACGTTTGATATACAATTATAAGGATCGCTATATCCTGAATTTTTCAGCGAGAAGAGATGGATCGAGTCGGTTTGGACCCGGAAAAAGATGGTCGAATTTTGGATCAATAGGAGGGGCATGGCTGTTTAGTAATGAAGATTTTGTAATGAATAATGTAAAATTTTTGGACTACGGAAAGTTGAGAGGTAGTTATGGGGTCACAGGTAATGATCAAATTGGGGATTACCGATATTTGGATACCTGGTCGTCTAGCGTCAACCCTAGGCCATATCAAGGGATCATTCCATTAACTCCTGATGCATTATTAAATACCAATTTTTCATGGGAGAGAAGTAAGAAAATTGAAACGGCTATCGAGCTTGGATTTTTGAATAATAAGTTAATTACTACCATTGCCTATTTTAATAATACGAATGATAAACAAATAATAGCCTATAGATTACCAGCCCAAACCGGATTTTTGAATGTTATCAAAAATGAAGGGGTCGTGGTAAGGAATTCAGGATGGGAATTTGATATGACGGCTGAAGTGATGAGGAGAAAACATTTTAGCTGGAGAGTAAATGCAAATATGACCTTTCCGAAGAACAGGTTAGTGGTATTCCCTGATATAAGTCATTATGATTATTCCCTCTATTATTCGGTAGGATATCCATTGAATGTATTGAAACATTATCATAATTTGGGTGTGGATAAAACTGACGGCCTTTATAAATTTGAAGATGTTAACAAGGATGGTGCACTGGGTGATCCGGATTATAAAAATGAAGGAAATCTTGACCCCACATTCTATGGTGGTATTGGAAACGCATTTCAGTATAAGGCATTCAGGTTAGATATATTTCTCACTGTGAGAAAACAGACGGTGCCTAATTATTTCTACTCTGCATATTATAATATGCTTGCACCGGGAGTGTTGGCAAATCAGCCTAAATGGGTACTGGATAGATGGCAGCATCCCGGAGATGAGACCAATGTCCAACGATTTGTGACTGCTAATATTCTGAATGGAGAAAACCAAAGCTATAATATTTATACTTCTGATGCAGTTTATGAGAATAATTTTTATATAAAGGTGAAGAACATTTCATTGTATTATTCAATGAATAAGAATGTGGTAAAGAAATTAAAATTGTCTGATCTTAAATTTTATTTGCAAGGCCAAAATTTATTTATTCTTACTAAGTATAAGGGATTAGATCCTGAAACACCATATTATTTCTCATTGCCTACATTACGAATAGTAACGGCAGGATTGGAAGTGCAATTTTAA
- a CDS encoding RagB/SusD family nutrient uptake outer membrane protein yields MKKYIVILLPIWLLGCNKLIDVGDPDNSVVGENVFSHDTSALSAVSGVYAKIMVYSPNILNGGLSICGGLSADEIEPTNLANTMLEFYNNSISTTSTFNRVYLWYYGYSLLYQTNAIIEGITNSTSMSVDVSNQLLGESYFIRSLIYFQMIQLFGDVPLVTSTDYTANAKLKRTATSVIFSQIKQDLLKSTGLLIENYPSNGRVRVNKWAAKALLAKLYLYEGDWVDAESASSQVINAGPYGLENDLNRVFLLDSKEAILQFMPVEVGYNTSEGAQFVPSPNGTSLPQYSVSDYLLKAFEAGDKRAGSWIGTKVVNGVTYTFPYKYKLRMNFSSGYVVSEYTIVLRLAEQYLIRAEARAHLSDLPGAIADVDSIRNRAGLPMISAVNPGIDGNSLLIAIQKERQIELFAEWGNRWFDLKRNKTATSILLNRKPAWTDVDTLYPIPGVEIKLNANLTQNPGYN; encoded by the coding sequence ATGAAAAAGTATATTGTTATACTGTTACCGATCTGGCTCCTTGGTTGTAATAAATTAATAGATGTGGGAGATCCGGATAATAGTGTAGTTGGGGAAAATGTATTTTCCCATGATACATCTGCATTATCTGCTGTCAGTGGTGTCTACGCTAAAATTATGGTATACTCTCCCAATATATTAAATGGAGGCCTATCCATTTGTGGTGGTCTGTCTGCCGATGAAATAGAGCCCACTAACCTGGCCAATACGATGCTGGAATTTTATAACAATTCAATATCAACTACAAGCACATTTAATAGAGTATACTTATGGTATTATGGATATAGCTTACTTTACCAGACAAATGCTATTATTGAGGGAATAACCAATAGTACTTCCATGTCAGTAGATGTAAGTAATCAATTGTTGGGAGAATCCTATTTTATCAGATCGCTGATTTACTTTCAGATGATACAGCTATTTGGTGATGTGCCGTTGGTGACCTCTACCGATTATACGGCAAATGCAAAATTGAAAAGAACTGCTACGAGTGTTATTTTTTCACAGATAAAACAAGATTTGCTAAAGTCGACAGGATTGCTGATTGAAAATTATCCAAGTAATGGAAGGGTACGGGTTAACAAATGGGCAGCTAAAGCCCTGCTCGCAAAATTATATTTGTATGAAGGAGATTGGGTAGATGCAGAAAGTGCCTCGTCGCAGGTTATTAATGCCGGCCCTTATGGATTAGAAAACGATCTTAACCGGGTATTTCTCTTAGATAGTAAGGAAGCTATATTACAATTTATGCCTGTTGAAGTTGGATATAATACATCTGAAGGTGCTCAGTTCGTACCCAGTCCCAATGGCACTTCCTTACCACAATACAGCGTCTCGGATTATTTGCTGAAAGCTTTTGAAGCCGGCGATAAAAGAGCAGGTAGCTGGATCGGTACGAAGGTAGTGAATGGAGTTACTTACACCTTTCCGTATAAATATAAGTTACGGATGAATTTTAGTTCTGGCTATGTAGTAAGTGAATATACAATAGTGCTCCGTCTTGCTGAGCAATATTTAATCCGTGCAGAAGCAAGAGCTCACTTAAGTGATTTGCCAGGAGCTATAGCAGATGTAGACAGTATTAGAAATAGGGCAGGGCTGCCCATGATATCGGCTGTAAATCCTGGTATTGACGGTAACAGTTTGTTGATAGCCATTCAAAAAGAACGGCAAATAGAATTATTTGCAGAATGGGGAAATCGTTGGTTTGATCTCAAACGTAATAAAACTGCAACAAGCATTTTGTTAAACAGAAAGCCAGCGTGGACGGATGTAGATACGCTTTATCCAATTCCAGGTGTAGAGATTAAGTTAAATGCAAACCTTACACAAAATCCTGGATATAATTAA
- a CDS encoding MauE/DoxX family redox-associated membrane protein: MKTRTLFFNAVSLLFITMFVYAAVSKWMEFNVFVSQMHKQPFPSQFLPLLVWGIPLTELCVSLLLMLEKTRFTGLKIATGMMILFTGYIILIKLRYFGEIPCSCGGAIVQFTWVQHLYFNLFFVIIGLVAILLFRKINIFSR, from the coding sequence ATGAAAACTAGAACGCTGTTCTTTAATGCAGTAAGTTTACTGTTTATTACTATGTTTGTGTACGCTGCTGTAAGCAAGTGGATGGAATTTAATGTATTTGTTTCCCAGATGCATAAACAGCCGTTTCCTTCCCAGTTTTTGCCCCTGCTGGTATGGGGAATCCCTTTGACCGAGTTATGTGTATCATTGCTGTTGATGTTGGAGAAGACCCGATTTACGGGACTGAAGATTGCGACGGGTATGATGATACTTTTTACGGGGTATATTATCCTAATAAAGTTAAGATATTTTGGGGAGATCCCCTGCTCATGTGGCGGCGCCATCGTTCAGTTCACGTGGGTACAACATTTGTATTTTAATTTGTTTTTTGTTATAATTGGACTAGTTGCTATCCTATTGTTTAGGAAGATTAATATATTCTCCCGGTAA
- a CDS encoding serine/threonine protein kinase: MSVFQLNNGYSLGTLEIKEFASDLSSYGIPYQECEHWLEVGNCELRNNFTLYISVLSQHAQSLLHQVIPVLNLHAVSYRLLKNDRLVDQSNGLTMGIKEAGKIIMIYPKHAKQAMQLVRELESVTSTFQGITPYDSLRLGKVLYTALDTEIRYHIPAAYRNKRRKGIIGKYYIPTKLLRFNPKGDIYLGVNIKQFVFSHCIIKQARAGSFIDRYGRESAHKLFWQKSVLEAVQHALPVPQVIDFCSKGEDHYLVTSYINGQVLPERLKDVYRDRIWRDLGLADKVKILSYFLQITEILKRLHELGYLHRDVQINNFIIKEDKVYLLDFELAYYMPAGTPDPPFGYGTAMFMSPQQRLSEQPDPADDIYSIGVVLAFMILNPGDQESFSGNIYNALVNAGLEAVLLDVVTNCLDPDPANRPTLSSIITLLKTGVIPEKIELV, translated from the coding sequence ATGTCAGTTTTTCAACTGAATAATGGATATTCTTTGGGCACACTTGAAATAAAAGAGTTTGCAAGCGATCTGTCATCATATGGTATACCTTACCAGGAATGTGAGCATTGGCTGGAGGTAGGCAATTGTGAATTGCGGAATAATTTCACGCTGTATATCTCAGTGCTTTCGCAACATGCCCAATCATTATTACATCAGGTAATCCCTGTATTGAACCTGCATGCTGTATCGTACCGGTTGCTGAAAAACGACAGACTGGTGGATCAGAGTAATGGATTGACCATGGGTATAAAAGAAGCGGGCAAGATCATCATGATCTATCCAAAGCATGCGAAACAGGCGATGCAACTGGTCCGCGAACTCGAAAGCGTGACAAGCACCTTTCAGGGTATTACACCATATGACAGTCTTCGGTTAGGCAAGGTGTTATATACAGCATTGGATACCGAAATCAGGTACCATATACCTGCGGCCTACCGGAATAAGCGGCGCAAGGGGATTATCGGGAAATATTATATACCGACAAAGTTATTACGGTTTAACCCCAAGGGGGATATCTATTTGGGGGTGAATATAAAGCAGTTTGTATTTTCACATTGTATCATTAAGCAGGCGAGAGCAGGGTCATTTATAGATAGGTATGGGCGGGAATCGGCGCATAAGTTATTCTGGCAAAAATCAGTACTGGAAGCCGTACAACATGCATTGCCCGTACCACAGGTCATAGATTTTTGCAGTAAGGGGGAAGATCATTATTTAGTGACGAGTTATATAAACGGACAAGTATTGCCGGAGCGATTGAAAGATGTGTACAGGGATCGCATCTGGCGTGATTTGGGGTTAGCTGACAAAGTAAAGATCTTAAGTTATTTTTTGCAGATAACGGAAATCCTCAAACGATTACATGAGCTTGGATATTTACACAGAGATGTTCAGATTAATAATTTTATAATCAAGGAAGATAAAGTATACCTGCTGGATTTTGAGTTAGCGTATTATATGCCGGCGGGTACACCCGATCCACCGTTTGGCTATGGAACGGCGATGTTTATGTCGCCACAGCAAAGGCTGAGTGAGCAGCCGGATCCGGCGGATGATATTTATTCAATTGGTGTTGTATTAGCATTTATGATTTTGAATCCTGGAGATCAGGAGAGTTTTTCAGGAAATATTTATAATGCGCTGGTAAATGCAGGATTAGAAGCAGTTTTATTAGATGTAGTTACTAATTGCCTGGACCCTGATCCTGCCAACAGACCGACTCTTTCCTCAATAATAACCTTATTAAAGACAGGCGTCATACCGGAGAAGATAGAACTGGTATAA
- a CDS encoding AraC family transcriptional regulator — MKIDQIKSCYIGPHISPEAFIAEHIFIYLLKGKMEGYDGHKSYTLLPGQYCIVRRNHLARYNKQRDEGVFEKIVVIFDEAFLKAYSKKHGVNNRSYVSDDVFIHLNKTDLIPQLFLQQENDSTRERLLSILLKANPGVENILFDFGTPSKIDLESYMNRNFRFNVAVQRFAYLTGRSLTAFKQDFKRVFNDTPGRWLVQKRLKEAYFLIDKQGQRPSDVYLEVGFEDLSHFSYAFKKLFGFPPTQLRK; from the coding sequence ATGAAAATCGATCAGATCAAGTCCTGCTACATTGGTCCTCATATTTCACCGGAAGCATTTATTGCGGAACATATTTTTATTTATTTACTGAAGGGAAAGATGGAGGGATATGATGGGCATAAAAGCTATACGCTATTGCCCGGACAGTATTGTATTGTCCGCAGGAATCATCTCGCGAGGTATAATAAACAAAGAGACGAGGGTGTATTTGAAAAGATTGTTGTCATTTTTGACGAAGCATTTCTGAAAGCGTATTCGAAAAAGCATGGGGTGAATAATAGGAGTTATGTATCCGATGATGTATTTATTCATTTGAACAAAACGGATCTTATCCCTCAATTGTTTTTACAACAGGAGAATGATTCGACAAGGGAACGGTTATTAAGTATTCTATTAAAAGCCAATCCTGGTGTAGAAAATATTCTCTTTGACTTTGGTACGCCTTCTAAAATAGATCTGGAAAGTTACATGAACAGGAACTTTCGGTTCAATGTTGCGGTTCAGCGATTTGCTTATCTCACAGGCAGGAGTCTGACAGCATTCAAGCAGGATTTCAAAAGAGTATTTAATGATACACCTGGTCGCTGGCTGGTACAGAAGCGATTGAAAGAAGCGTATTTTTTAATAGACAAACAAGGGCAGCGGCCTTCGGATGTATACCTGGAAGTTGGGTTTGAAGACTTATCGCACTTTAGTTATGCGTTCAAGAAGTTATTTGGTTTCCCACCTACACAATTGAGGAAGTGA
- a CDS encoding aldehyde reductase, with protein sequence MQQVLVTGGTGFVASHCILQLLQQGYQVKTTIRTPDKKNKVQDMLRTGGITDFQHIQFIVADLTSDSNWSLAVADCEYVLHVASPIFLRVPKDPDEMIRPAVDGTLRVLKAAREGGVKRVVMTSNFGAVGYSHKDPTTLITEQDYTDPNEKGLSAYNKSKVMAEMAAWQFIRTQGNGLEFCTVNPMGIFGPSLGPDLSSGFELLRNIMNGEMKAIPNMVLGIVDVRDVADLHIRAMTSAQANGERFLALAGGTMSLLQIAQFIKDKMPAVGVKISTKPLADWKVKIAALLGNQKAKAVAPLLGINRNASNQKAKTVLGWAPRSNETAVLAAAESLIKYGAIQ encoded by the coding sequence ATGCAACAGGTACTCGTCACCGGTGGCACAGGATTCGTAGCAAGTCACTGTATATTGCAACTCTTACAGCAAGGATATCAGGTAAAAACCACCATCCGCACACCTGATAAAAAAAACAAAGTACAGGATATGCTCCGTACCGGTGGCATTACAGACTTTCAGCATATTCAATTCATAGTAGCCGACCTTACCTCCGATTCGAACTGGTCATTAGCAGTAGCGGACTGTGAATATGTTTTGCACGTCGCCTCTCCTATCTTCCTGCGTGTACCCAAAGACCCTGACGAAATGATCCGCCCTGCTGTGGATGGTACTCTCCGTGTGCTGAAAGCAGCCAGAGAGGGGGGTGTAAAACGGGTAGTCATGACCAGCAATTTCGGTGCGGTAGGATATAGTCACAAAGACCCCACTACATTGATCACAGAGCAGGATTATACAGATCCTAATGAAAAGGGGCTCTCTGCTTACAATAAATCAAAGGTGATGGCAGAAATGGCTGCCTGGCAATTTATTCGTACGCAAGGGAATGGTCTTGAGTTTTGTACGGTGAATCCGATGGGGATTTTTGGTCCTTCATTGGGGCCTGACCTTTCCAGTGGTTTTGAATTATTACGCAATATTATGAATGGCGAAATGAAAGCCATTCCGAATATGGTACTCGGTATTGTGGATGTACGGGATGTGGCAGATTTGCATATCAGGGCTATGACCAGTGCGCAGGCCAATGGAGAAAGGTTCCTGGCATTAGCGGGTGGAACCATGAGCCTGTTGCAGATTGCGCAGTTCATAAAAGATAAAATGCCTGCTGTGGGGGTTAAAATATCTACAAAACCATTAGCTGACTGGAAAGTAAAAATCGCTGCGCTATTGGGTAATCAAAAAGCAAAAGCAGTAGCACCGTTATTGGGCATTAACCGTAATGCCAGCAATCAAAAAGCGAAAACGGTTTTAGGCTGGGCTCCCCGCAGTAATGAAACTGCTGTATTAGCGGCGGCAGAAAGCCTGATTAAATATGGTGCAATTCAGTAA